In Mycobacterium branderi, the DNA window TTCCGCGAGGAGCTGCGCGCCGGACGTCAGCCCGCCGAGGCCGTCGACGCCGCCATGGCCACGTCCGGGCTGGCGGTGGCGCTGTCCGGGATGACCGTCGTCGCCTCGCTGACCGGCATCTACCTGATCGACACCCCGGCGCTGGCGTCGATGGCCACCGGGGCGATCCTGGCGGTGGCGGTGGCCATGCTGACCTCCACCACGATGACGCCGGCGGTGCTGGCGACCTTCGGACGGGCGGCGGCCAAGAGGTCGGCGGCGCTGCACTGGTCGCGGCGCCCCGAGACCACCCAGTCGCGGTTCTGGACGCACTGGATCAGCTGGGTGATGCACCGGCCGTGGGCGTGGGCGTTGGCGGCCTCGGCGGTTCTGCTGGCGATGGCGGCGCCGGCCTTGTCGATGGTGCTGGGCAACAGCCTGCTGCGCCAGTTCGATTCCTCCCACGAGATCCGCGCCGGGGTGGCCGGCGCGGCCGAGGCGCTCGGGCCCGGCGCGCTGGGCCCGGTACAGGTGCTGATCACCTTCCCGGGCGGCGACGCCTCCTCCCGCGGGCACAGCCAGGCACTCGGGGCATTGGCACACGAGATCGCGCAAGCGCCCGACATCGTCACCGTCGCACCGCCGGTGTTCGCCGACGACAACAGCAGCGCCATGCTCTCCGCGGTGCTTGCCGTGGATCCCGAGGATCTGGGTGCGCGCCACACCGTGGACTGGCTTCGGGCCCATCTGCCCGGCCTGCCCGAGGTCGGTTCGGCGCAGGTGGCCATCGGCGGTCCCACCGCGCTGATCAAAGACTTCGACGACCAGGTGTCGCGGACCGAGCCGTGGGTGTTGGTGTTCGTCGCGCTGATCGCGTTCGTCATGTTGCTGGTTTCGATCCAGTCGGTATTCCTGGCGTTCAAGGGCGTGCTGATGACGGTGTTGTCGGTGGCGGCGGCCTACGGCAGCTTGGTGATGGTCTTCCAGTGGGGCTGGCTGGAGAAACTGGGGTTCGAACCGATCACCTCGATCGATTCCACGGTTCCGCCGCTGGTGCTGGCGATGACGTTCGGCCTGTCGATGGACTACGAGATCTTCTTGCTGACCCGCATCCGGGAACGGTTCTTACAGACCGGCCACACCCGCGACGCCGTCGCCTACGGGGTCAGCACCAGTGCCCGCACGATCACCAGCGCGGCGCTGATCATGATCGCGGTGTTCATCGGTTTCGCGTTCGCCGGCATGCCGCTGGTTGCCGAGATCGGGGTGGCCTGTGCGGTGGCGATCGCGGTGGACGCCACCGTGGTGCGGCTGGTGATGGTGCCCGCGCTGATGGCGATGTTCGACCAGTGGAACTGGTGGCTGCCGGCCTGGCTGCACCGCATCCTGCCGTCGGTGGACTTCGAAAAACCGCTGCCCGTGGCCGATCTCGGCGACGTCGTGATGATTCCCGACGACATCTCCGCCCCGGTGGTGCCGGGCGCCGACCTGCGGATGGTGCTCAAGTCGGCGGCCAAGCTCAAACACCTTGTCCCGGATGCGATTTGCGTGGCCGACCCGCTGGCCTTCACCGGATGCGGGCGTAACGGCGATCTGCGGGGACGGGTCAAGGGCAGCGACGACGCCGCCACCCACCGCGTCGCCATGGCCGCTGCCGGCAACGGGTCGGTGACCCGCAAGCTCGTCGGGGGCCTGCCGTACCGCAACGGCACCGGGCGCTCGGTGCGGCCGGTGCACCCCGTGACGCTGTGGCGGGGTCGGCTTTCCGTCGCGCTCGATGCGCTGGAAAGCCAACGGAGAGCCGACAAGCCACGGTTCGAGCGGCGCAGCCCGGTGGAAACCACCCACGTGCAGTTGCCCACCGGCGATCGCCTGCAAATCCCCACCGGCGCCGAAACACTACGTCTCAAGGGATTCCTGATCATGTCGCGCAACAGCAGCCGCGACTACGCGGAATTTGCTGAGCTGGTCGACACGATGGAGCCTGAAACCGCCGCGGTCGTGCTGGCGGGCATGGACAAGTACTACTGTTGTCCATCATCTAAGCGACAATGGATCGCTACCCAGTTGGTTCGTCGGCTCGCGGATCCACACCCGTCCGATGTCGAGGACGATCAGTGGCCCGAACCGGATGGGAAGGCAGACTGGGAGGAGGTCAGGCAGCGCTGCCTGTCGGTGGCGGTGGCGATGCTGGAGGAGGCGAGGTGACGTTGGCATCGGACCGACGCCCCGGACCGGCGCCGTATCGGTCCCCCGCCGCCCCGCGTCCGCGCCCGGCGCCGCAGCGGCCGCCTCGCCCTGCCTACGCCGACCAGCCCGTCGAGTTCTGGCCCACCTCGGCGATCCGTGCCGCGCTGGACAGCGGCGACATCGCGACATGGAAGCAGATCGCGGTCGCGATCAAGCGAGACCCGTACGGCCGCACCGCGCGTCAGGTCGAAGAGGTTCTCGAGCGGGCCCGCCCCTACGGCATCTCCAAAGCACTCGCCGAGGTGCTCGATCGCGCCCGCGCGCACCTGGAGGCCAACGAGCGCGAAGAAGTCGCCCGCCACGTGCGCCTGCTGATGGACCGATCCGGGCTGGGCCCACGGGAATTCGCGTCGCGCATCGGGGTCCCCGTCGAGGAACTGGCCGACTATCTCGAGGCGAGGGTCAGCCCGTCGGCGTCGCTGATGATCCGGATGCGACGGCTGTCCGACCGGTTCGCCAAGTCGCGGTCGCGGCGCGCGCCGGACAACGGATGACGGCTTCGCCCGACGACGCCGCGCTGCGGCGAATCCTGGCCGAGACCCGCACGATCGCGGTGGTCGGCGCCTCGGCCAAACACACCCGGCCGAGCTACGAGATCTATTCGTATCTTGTTTCGACCGGCCAGTATCAGGTGTTCCCGGTCAACCCGACGATCACGGAAATCGACGGCGCCCGAGTGTATCCGCGGCTGGCGGATCTGCCGGTGATTCCTGACATGGTCGACGTCTTCCGCCGGTTCGACGAGTTGCCGGCCGTGCTGGGCGACACGCTCGCGCTGCAACCGCACCCGAAAACCCTTTGGCTGCAGCAAGGTCTGTGGCACGAACAGGTGGGCCGCGACGCCGCGGCCGCCGGGCTGCACGTGGTGATGGACCGTTGCCTGATGGTCGAGCACGCGCGGCTGTCATAAATTGCGGCGACCCGTCCCCCGCAAGCGGGCGGTACCCCCAGCGCCCCCTGCGTCGCGCTTGCGATCGCCGCTACCGTGAATTGATCGGCGACCAGTTCTGCACCAGCCAGCTTCCGCTGTCCTTGCTCAGCACCACCCGCACCGCCGGGCTGGCGTGCTCGGGCGGCTGACCCGGCACATCCTGGGTGACCCGCAGGATCACCGCCACGACGGCCGCCGACGGTCCGATCGCTTCGACACCGGCCGCCAGCGTCTGGGCCTGGGCGTTGACGTGGCGACGGGCCAGGTCGGCGCTGGACTTGGCGTATTGCTCCTTCAACGGCCCGGCCTTGTCGGGCGCCATCATCGCCGCCGCCCGATCGATCGACGCGCTCGGGGCGCCCGGCGAGAACGACGCCGCCGCCTCCGCCATCCCGGTCGCGATCCGGACCACTTCGGCCGAGTCGCGTTTGAGCTCGCGGTCCGGCGTCGTCCAGCGGTAATACCCGGTCAGCACCGCGGCCACCAGCGCCACCGCGCACAGCGCCGCGACAACCAGCCGCAGCTGCGGGGCGTCGTCGTCGGTGCCCACGGTCACCGAATCCCGTCGCAGCAGCCAGAAATTGACCAGCACGCCCTCGACGATCAGCAGGATCAGCGCCGAACACGCCGCCACCCACCACAGCGGCCAGGCCAGCACCACCCCGATCGCCAGCAGCGCCGCGATCGCCGCCAGCGGCGCCGCCACGTCGAACGCCGCCACCCGCCACGCGTTTCTCATCGGATCGACCCCAGCTGCGAGATCAGCAGCCTGCCGTCGACGTCGGACACCGCCAGCCGCAGGTTCCAGTGCACGATCTGCGGCTTGCCGCCGACGTTCTCGCTGACCGACGTGGCAACCACCATGACGGTGTCGGTGCGCCGGGCGATTCCCGCCGGCAGCGGGTCGGCCGGCCGCCGGCCCGGCTGGGCGTCCGGCTCGTGATGCACGCTTTCGATCGCGACGGCCTCGATCTGGCCGGTGCTGCGGGCCTGTAGCCGCTGGACGACCTGGCGGTAGGGCTGCATGGCGGAGTCGAAGTCGGCGTTGAGTTCTCCCACGGTGCCGTCGTGGAGCCGCTGCAGGTTGGCGTCGACGTTGTCGGTGTTCATGTTGATCAGCACGCCGGTCCACTCGGCGGCGGTCTGCATGACGCGGCTTTGGTAGTGCCGCTCGTCGACGTCGCCGCGGTGCGTCGTCCAGATGAGCACGCCCAGCGCGATGGCCGCGACCGACAGCACACCCAGCACGGTCGAGCCGATGCCGTAGACGGAGAAGATCGGGCCGCCGGGCGCTTCTTCGGCGGCCGGCTCGCTCTGCTCGGCGTCGGGCATGGCCGTGAGGCTACCTGCCGATCGATGGTAAGGATGGCAGGGTGACGGTAGAAGCAATCCGCTCGGGCATCGACCTGAGCCAAGTCGACGCTGGTGTCCGCCCGCAAGACGACCTGTTCGGTCACGTCAACGGCCGCTGGCTGGCCGAGTATCAGATCCCGCCCGACCGCGCGACCGACGGCGCCTTCCGCTGCCTGTTCGACCGGGCAGAAGAGCAGGTCCGCGACCTGATCACCGAACTCAGCGAGCGCTCCGCCGCGGCCGGCACCGACGAACAACGCATCGGCGACCTCTACGCCAGCTTCCTCGACGAGGAGGCCGTCGAACGGCGCGGCCTGCGGCCGCTGTTGGACGAGCTGGCGCTGATCGACGACGCTGCCGACGCCGACGAGCTGGCCGCGGTGGTGGGTGCGCTGCAGCGCACCGGCGTGCGAGGCGGGGTCGGCGTGTACGTCGACACCGACGAGAAGAACTCCGCCCGTTACCTTGTGCATGTCAACCAGTCGGGGCTGGGGCTGCCCGACGAGTCCTACTACCGCGACGACCAGCACGCCGAGCTGCTGGCCGCCTATCCCGGTCATATCGCGCGGATGTTCACGTTGGTGTACGGCGGTGACGCGGCGGACCATGCCGAAACGGCCGGCCGCATCGTGGCATTGGAGACCAAACTGGCTGCCGCGCACTGGGATGTGGTCAAGCGCCGCGACGCCGACCTCACGTACAACCTGCGTACGTTCGCCGACCTTTCCACCGAGGCACCGGGTTTCGACTGGACCGGTTGGGTGAGCGCGCTGGGCAGCACACCGGACGCGGTGGCGGAACTTGTTGTGCGCCAACCGGATTACCTCACCGAGTTCGCGGCGCTGTGGCACGGCGAGGACCTCGACGACTGGAAGCGTTGGGCGCGTTGGCGGTTGATCCACGCCCGCGCCGGGCTGTTGACCGATGCGCTGGTTCGCGAAGACTTCGCGTTCTACGGCCGCGCGCTGACCGGGGCCGAAGAGATCCGCGAGCGCTGGAAGCGCGGCGTGTCGATGGTGGAGGGACTGCTGGGCGACGCCGTCGGAAAGCTGTACGTGCAAAGACATTTCCCGCCGGAGGCCAAGGCCCGCATGGACGCGCTGGTGGACAACCTGCGCGAGGCATACCGGATCAGCATCGAGGGCCTGGACTGGATGACGCCGCAGACCCGGCAACGTGCGCTGGCCAAGCTGGACAAGTTCACCGCCAAGATCGGCTATCCCGCCAAGTGGCGCGACTATTCGGCGCTGGTGATCGACCGCAATGATCTCTACGGCAACTACCAACGCGGCTACGCGGTCAACCACGACCG includes these proteins:
- a CDS encoding MMPL family transporter, with translation MMRLSSNLRRFRWLVFTGWLLALIPAIYLTVTQSGHLTGGGFEVAGSQSLRVHDELEAHYPDQGASPLALVAAPRADASFEDMNDAVAMLKRVAGEVPDVVMVPNPTQRAPQPDRPYVVSLRLDSNNSSASDAAKKLRTKIGVHGDKPGQIENGRVRLYVIGQGALSTAAAANTKHDIAAAEKWNLPIILIVLLAVFGSLAAAAIPLALGICTVAITMGLVYLLSAYTTMSVFVTSTVSMFGIALAVDYSLFILMRFREELRAGRQPAEAVDAAMATSGLAVALSGMTVVASLTGIYLIDTPALASMATGAILAVAVAMLTSTTMTPAVLATFGRAAAKRSAALHWSRRPETTQSRFWTHWISWVMHRPWAWALAASAVLLAMAAPALSMVLGNSLLRQFDSSHEIRAGVAGAAEALGPGALGPVQVLITFPGGDASSRGHSQALGALAHEIAQAPDIVTVAPPVFADDNSSAMLSAVLAVDPEDLGARHTVDWLRAHLPGLPEVGSAQVAIGGPTALIKDFDDQVSRTEPWVLVFVALIAFVMLLVSIQSVFLAFKGVLMTVLSVAAAYGSLVMVFQWGWLEKLGFEPITSIDSTVPPLVLAMTFGLSMDYEIFLLTRIRERFLQTGHTRDAVAYGVSTSARTITSAALIMIAVFIGFAFAGMPLVAEIGVACAVAIAVDATVVRLVMVPALMAMFDQWNWWLPAWLHRILPSVDFEKPLPVADLGDVVMIPDDISAPVVPGADLRMVLKSAAKLKHLVPDAICVADPLAFTGCGRNGDLRGRVKGSDDAATHRVAMAAAGNGSVTRKLVGGLPYRNGTGRSVRPVHPVTLWRGRLSVALDALESQRRADKPRFERRSPVETTHVQLPTGDRLQIPTGAETLRLKGFLIMSRNSSRDYAEFAELVDTMEPETAAVVLAGMDKYYCCPSSKRQWIATQLVRRLADPHPSDVEDDQWPEPDGKADWEEVRQRCLSVAVAMLEEAR
- a CDS encoding transcriptional regulator; the protein is MTLASDRRPGPAPYRSPAAPRPRPAPQRPPRPAYADQPVEFWPTSAIRAALDSGDIATWKQIAVAIKRDPYGRTARQVEEVLERARPYGISKALAEVLDRARAHLEANEREEVARHVRLLMDRSGLGPREFASRIGVPVEELADYLEARVSPSASLMIRMRRLSDRFAKSRSRRAPDNG
- a CDS encoding CoA-binding protein, whose product is MTASPDDAALRRILAETRTIAVVGASAKHTRPSYEIYSYLVSTGQYQVFPVNPTITEIDGARVYPRLADLPVIPDMVDVFRRFDELPAVLGDTLALQPHPKTLWLQQGLWHEQVGRDAAAAGLHVVMDRCLMVEHARLS
- a CDS encoding M13 family metallopeptidase encodes the protein MTVEAIRSGIDLSQVDAGVRPQDDLFGHVNGRWLAEYQIPPDRATDGAFRCLFDRAEEQVRDLITELSERSAAAGTDEQRIGDLYASFLDEEAVERRGLRPLLDELALIDDAADADELAAVVGALQRTGVRGGVGVYVDTDEKNSARYLVHVNQSGLGLPDESYYRDDQHAELLAAYPGHIARMFTLVYGGDAADHAETAGRIVALETKLAAAHWDVVKRRDADLTYNLRTFADLSTEAPGFDWTGWVSALGSTPDAVAELVVRQPDYLTEFAALWHGEDLDDWKRWARWRLIHARAGLLTDALVREDFAFYGRALTGAEEIRERWKRGVSMVEGLLGDAVGKLYVQRHFPPEAKARMDALVDNLREAYRISIEGLDWMTPQTRQRALAKLDKFTAKIGYPAKWRDYSALVIDRNDLYGNYQRGYAVNHDRELAKLGGPVDRDEWFMTPQTVNAYYNPGMNEIVFPAGILQPPFFDPQADDAANYGGIGAVIGHEIGHGFDDQGAKYDGDGNLVDWWTDDDRAEFGARTKALIEQYDGYTPRALDNGHRVNGAFTVGENIGDLGGLSIALLAYQLSLNGRPAPVIDGLTGVQRVFFGWAQVWRTKSRDAEAIRRLAVDPHSPPEFRCNGVIRNIDAFYDAFDVAENDALYLEPARRVRIWN